The following coding sequences lie in one Vicia villosa cultivar HV-30 ecotype Madison, WI unplaced genomic scaffold, Vvil1.0 ctg.000108F_1_1, whole genome shotgun sequence genomic window:
- the LOC131624220 gene encoding uncharacterized protein LOC131624220 — MEDMELVDPPTIGGKFTWFNSNGKAMSRIDRILLSKSLMVDWKVGAQVIGGRDLSDHAPIWIKDNRKDWGPKPFKFNNNWLRYKDFNNFVEKEWSTIKVKGRGDFCLVEKLKVLKGRLSWWNKVVYGWIDLKINNASKEIHDLDNEFVFFAGNVPDDVVQKRAKEVEVFWENLNKKEGLLRLKSRQTWLLEGDSNSRFFHRSLRCRKGRNSLCSLESDRGRLDDVDNIKSCVFDNFCGFFKEGVGERPVPLDLGTGKLSTMDRELLEAPFLETEVKEAIWACDGNKSPGPNGFTLEFFKSFWSLLKEDLMRFFLDFHSKGKLVKSIKSSFIALIPKSNNPQDLSEYRPICLVGSLYKIVSKVMAARLKLVIGNLVSPNQTAFVPGRNMMDGVVLVNEIIDWSRRFKKSCFFLKMDFEKACDSVSWDYLRLVLRSMGFGEKWQLWMEACVFDSFMSVLVNGIPSKEFLVHKGLRQGDPISPFLFVLAMEGLTALVRKSAIMGDYHPFKFGEEECVDILQFMDDTIIIGEPTSDNLWSLKVVLRGFELVSGLKINFSKSNVYGVNVGEWFLNTATHFLGCKRGEIPFTFLGISVGDNHSRRKVWTRVVNKIKSRLSLWKRKFISVGGRVTLINAVLNAIPTFLLSFYKALGVVLKEIRGIISKFLWGGNKNSRCIHWVDWKKVCKPKDKGGLGIRDVGEINNALLLKWKWRILTEDSAIWRKFLEARYGVPKLKVQGYVEGGRKHKESKWWRDILANDIQSGLGDEGFPCHICCIADNGKNVLFWTSKWWGDNSFQVLFPDLFTVSTNTFVTVFAAVNRLDGDAVWCPIVIFGSEEKALLVTSSTELGAQWQQLISLLASVRFSNSTEDSFEWIPNLDGLFSVASVACLTAARKNNAWQPEVIERLKIVWSLSFPLRIQIFAWRFFTSRIPTIDALIYRGVDNISSLSCVFCGNEPESLSHIFFSCNVSLKAWEKIYGWLGEDVLFNFEEFMSFDAIQEKTKGVASKSKINSIWMALIWSVWIMRNSIIFDQASYCFDTVVYNDSPDSRSSRGRTSVVPFTYFSRKMPCGDGVGGSGSLPEKEGGEGVGGDGSFQEPSEKDSGGEYKVLPSSSTEYRLFSEVVRSGKCATIALFPSLSNNIAIVKMDSPDSRSSRGRTSVVPFTYFSSKMPCGDGVGGSGSLPEKEGGEGGEGVGGDGSFHEPSEKMFIVFWSHCIDFFDDVRCFSFLPSSSTEYRLFSEVVRSGKMASPPKSPPSTPPPPPSLPTPSSLPTPPSEAQLDSPDSRSSRGRTSVVPFTYFSRKMPCGYGVGGSGSLPKKILFLHVNLFLIVFVLEGGEGGEGVGGDGSFQEPSEKYGGEYKVLPSSSTEYMLFSEVVRSGKMASPPKSPPATLPPLLLSQPLLLSQLLLLKHHWYDLINCFDIPIIYI, encoded by the exons ATGGAGGATATGGAGTTGGTGGATCCACCAACTATCGGCGGAAAGTTTACTTGGTTTAATAGCAACGGAAAAGCCATGAGTAGAATTGACAGGATCTTGCTTTCGAAAAGTCTAATGGTGGATTGGAAAGTGGGAGCTCAAGTCATAGGAGGGAGAGATTTGTCCGATCACGCCCCTATATGGATAAAGGACAATAGGAAAGACTGGGGGCCTAAACCTTTCAAGTTCAACAATAATTGGTTGAGATATAAAGATTTTAATAACTTTGTGGAGAAGGAGTGGAGTACTATTAAAGTGAAAGGGAGAGGCGATTTTTGCTTGGTGGAAAAGTTGAAAGTGTTGAAAGGAAGGCTTTCTTGGTGGAATAAAGTGGTGTACGGATggatagatcttaaaatcaacaACGCTAGCAAGGAGATCCACGATTTAGATAACGAGTTTGTTTTTTTTGCAGGTAACGTACCGGATGATGTGGTCCAAAAAAGGGCCAAAGAGGTGGAAGTCTTTTGGGAGAATCTCAACAAGAAGGAAGGTTTGCTTCGGCTAAAATCTAGGCAAACTTGGTTGTTGGAAGGGGATAGCAATTCTCGATTCTTCCATAGATCGTTGAGATGTAGGAAGGGGAGGAACTCTTTGTGTTCCCTAGAGTCCGATAGGGGGAGATTGGACGATGTGGACAACATTAAAAGTTGCGTTTTCGATAATTTTTGCGGTTTCTTCAAAGAGGGAGTGGGAGAGAGACCGGTTCCCCTTGATCTAGGTACCGGCAAGTTGTCCACTATGGATAGGGAGTTGTTGGAAGCTCCGTTCCTTGAGACGGAGGTGAAGGAGGCTATATGGGCGTGTGATGGGAATAAGAGTCCGGGGCCGAATGGTTTCACGTTGGAGTTCTTCAAGTCTTTTTGGAGCTTGCTTAAGGAAGACTTAATGAGATTCTTCTTGGATTTCCACTCCAAAGGAAAGTTAGTGAAGTCCATCAAATCTTCTTTTATTGCTCTTATACCAAAATCAAACAATCCCCAAGACTTAAGCGAGTACCGCCCCATTTGCTTGGTCGGGAGTCTCTATAAGATTGTCTCTAAAGTGATGGCCGCTAGATTAAAGTTGGTGATCGGTAATTTGGTGTCCCCTAACCAAACCGCTTTTGTGCCAGGAAGAAACATGATGGACGGCGTGGTGTTGGTGAACGAAATAATTGATTGGTCTAGAAGATTCAAGAAGAGTTGTTTTTTCCTAAAGATGGATTTTGAAAAGGCCTGCGATTCCGTTTCTTGGGACTATCTTAGACTTGTGTTAAGGTCCATGGGATTCGGGGAGAAGTGGCAATTGTGGATGGAAGCTTGTGTGTTCGATAGCTTTATGTCCGTGCTTGTGAATGGTATCCCTTCTAAAGAATTTCTGGTCCATAAGGGATTGAGACAAGGTGATCCTATCTCCCCGTTTCTCTTTGTTTTAGCCATGGAAGGTCTAACGGCTCTTGTAAGGAAATCGGCGATTATGGGGGACTATCATCCGTTTAAGTTTGGGGAAGAGGAGTGTGTGGATATTCTACAATTCATGGACGATACCATTATCATCGGAGAGCCTACTAGCGACAACCTTTGGAGTTTGAAAGTTGTGTTAAGAGGTTTCGAATTGGTATCGGGTTTGAAAATCAACTTCTCTAAAAGTAACGTGTATGGGGTTAATGTAGGAGAGTGGTTCTTGAATACAGCTACTCACTTCCTTGGTTGTAAAAGGGGAGAGATCCCCTTCACTTTCCTTGGAATAAGCGTGGGTGACAATCATAGTAGGAGGAAAGTTTGGACGAGAGTTGTGAACAAAATCAAAAGTAGACTCTCTTTGTGGAAAAGGAAATTCATCTCCGTCGGAGGTAGAGTGACGCTTATCAATGCGGTCCTTAATGCTATTCCCACATTCTTATTATCTTTCTACAAAGCTCTGGGTGTGGTCTTGAAGGAAATTAGAGGGATCATTAGTAAGTTTCTTTGGGGAGGCAACAAGAATTCTAGGTGTATCCATTGGGTCGATTGgaaaaaggtttgcaaaccaaaggACAAAGGAGGCCTCGGTATTAGAGACGTCGGTGAAATCAACAACGCTCTTCTCCTtaagtggaagtggagaataCTTACGGAGGATAGTGCAATTTGGCGTAAATTCTTGGAGGCAAGATATGGCGTTCCAAAGTTGAAGGTGCAAGGTTATGTCGAAGGAGGACGGAAACATAAAGAATCTAAGTGGTGGAGGGACATTCTAGCAAACGACATACAGTCGGGGTTAGGGGACGAGGGCTTCCCGTGTCATATTTGTTGCATTGCGGACAACGGAAAGAATGTTTTATTTTGGACTAGCAAGTGGTGGGGGGACAATTCCTTCCAAGTGTTATTTCCGGATTTGTTCACTGTATCCACAAATACTTTTGTCACTGTTTTTGCTGCTGTTAATAGGCTGGATGGTGATGCTGTTTGGTGCCCGATCGTCATTTTTGGATCGGAGGAAAAGGCTCTCTTAGTCACTTCCAGCACTGAGTTGGGTGCTCAGTGGCAGCAGCTCATTTCGCTGCTGGCGTCTGTCCGGTTCAGCAATAGCACTGAGGACAGTTTCGAATGGATTCCAAATCTAGACGGGCTGTTTTCGGTGGCCTCAGTGGCGTGCTTGACTGCTGCGCGGAAGAACAATGCATGGCAGCCTGAAGTGATTGAAAGGTTGAAGATTGTGTGGAGTTTGTCGTTCCCTTTAAGGATTCAAATTTTTGCGTGGAGATTCTTTACTTCAAGGATTCCCACTATTGATGCATTGATTTATAGAGGAGTGGATAATATCTCTAGCTTGTCGTGTGTTTTTTGCGGGAATGAACCAGAATCATTGTCCCATATTTTCTTTTCCTGTAATGTTTCACTGAAAGCGTGGGAGAAGATCTATGGGTGGCTAGGGGAAGATGTTTTGTTCAACTTTGAAGAGTTCATGTCGTTTGATGCAATCCAAGAGAAGACGAAGGGGGTTGCCTCCAAGTCGAAGATCAATTCGATTTGGATGGCTTTGATTTGGAGTGTTTGGATAATGCGCAATTCCATTATCTTCGATCAAGCATCCTACTGTTTTGATACGGTGGTCTACAAT gaTTCCCCTGATTCAAGATCAAGCCGTGGTAGAACTTCCGTTGTTCCTTTTACCTACTTTTCACGCAAAATG CCTTGCGGAGACGGTGTTGGTGGTTCTGGATCTTTACCAGAAAAGG AAGGTGGAGAAGGTGTTGGTGGTGATGGATCTTTTCAAGAACCATCAGAAAAGGAT TCTGGTGGTGAATACAAAGTTTTACCTAGTTCATCAACTGAGTATAGGTTGTTTTCGGAAGTAGTTCGCAGTGGAAAATG TGCAACAATCGCTCTCTTTCCATCTCTTTCCAACAACATTGCAATAGTGAAAATG gATTCCCCTGATTCAAGATCAAGCCGTGGTAGAACTTCTGTTGTTCCTTTTACCTACTTTTCAAGCAAAATG CCTTGCGGAGACGGTGTTGGTGGTTCTGGATCTTTACCAGAAAAGG AAGGTGGAGAAGGTGGAGAAGGTGTTGGTGGTGATGGATCTTTTCATGAACCATCAGAAAAG ATGTTTATTGTATTTTGGTCACATTGTATTGATTTTTTTGATGATGTTAGATGTTTTTCAT TTTTACCTAGTTCATCAACTGAGTATAGGTTGTTTTCGGAAGTAGTTCGCAGTGGAAAAATG GCATCTCCTCCCAAATCCCCTCCTTCTACTCCCCCACCCCCTCCTTCTCTCCCAACCCCTTCTTCTCTCCCAACTCCTCCTTCTGAAGCACAATTG gaTTCCCCTGATTCAAGATCAAGCCGTGGTAGAACTTCCGTTGTTCCTTTTACCTACTTTTCACGCAAAATG CCTTGCGGATACGGTGTTGGTGGTTCTGGATCTTTACCAAAAAAg atTCTGTTTTTACATGTGAATTTATTTTTGATTGTTTTTGTACTAGAAGGTGGAGAAGGTGGAGAAGGTGTTGGTGGTGATGGATCTTTTCAAGAACCATCAGAAAAG TATGGTGGTGAATACAAAGTTTTACCTAGTTCATCAACTGAGTATATGTTGTTTTCGGAAGTAGTTCGCAGTGGAAAAATG GCATCTCCTCCCAAATCCCCTCCTGCTACTCTCCC